Part of the Caldisalinibacter kiritimatiensis genome is shown below.
ATATCCCCTCCGACTATTAAATCAAAAGGCAGTATATTTGTTCAGTTTTTACATCCCACGTTAGGGTTAAGATATGCTACTTTTGAAATTGAAGAAATACCAGGACAAATTGATATACAAGCAGAAATAAACATTCCACAACATGAGTATATAATAGGTGGAGGTAATGACCAAGTAACAATACCAATAACAACAAAAACAACTTTAACGTTATCAAATGGAGCTAGTTCAGCTTTTATTAAGTCTATTTGGACTATATTGGATTGTAATGACATAGATTATTCTTCAGCAGAAACTAGCAGCGAAACAGTATCAGTAACCAAAACTCACTATGTAACTCTTTCTAGGTCAGATTTTAATACAGGCACACATACAGTGAATTTTATAAGTATAGGTTTTTATTCAACATATGGAGGAGCTATAGATATAGCAGAGGCGACCGATAGTATAACTTTAATTGTAGAAGAACCTTTTTCGGCAGATGATATATACACAGATTTAGTAGTAACACCAGATCCAAATGCATTATATGATGGCACTTCTGATACTATAGATATTACACTAGATGCCTCAAATTCTAATGAACCAAATGGTGGAAGATTGGCATATAGATATTGGGTTGATACCGACCCATCATATAGCAATGCAGGAGCAGGTGTAAACCCAGAGCTAGACGAAGGTGATACAACTCCTGAAATTTGGGAAACATCACTTGATAATATAGAGGCAGGACAAACTATTTATGCAAAAGTTAAAGTATACAGTTATGCTATGAATGACTTTGCTGAAACAGAAAGACAAGTAACAATCGGTACTATCCCTGTTGAGGTGATAGCAGATTTAAGCATTGATGCTCCAACAGAAGTAGAATGGCTGCCTAAAGAATGGGATAATGATGAACCAAAATCAGTAAGAGTTACATTAGATTCTAGTGGTTCATATGCGACTTTAGGAATTGATGATAGAGATTATGAACTTAATGGTGATAGTGTAAGTGGTAGCAGTAGTAGAAATTCAGAGTATATTGAAATAAGACCTTCTGATGTGAATGCTTTTGGTACAATTCCTATATGGAGTACAGTTACTATTGAAGATGAAAATGGAAATACCGATACAGCAACAGCTAGTACAATGATAAGACCGACCATTTCAAACACACCACCAGACGTGTTTTTTACAAATGATGACCCACATTATACTACATTACCAGTTAATTTAGTTAATGCTACAACGGATAAAGAGGAAGACGAAAAATATGCTGATTGGACAATTAGAACAACAGATGGAGATTTAATAGCTTATTCTCAAAATGATTATGAAACAGGTAATATAGATAGTGATTTTTCTAGTTTATATATAGAAAGTATGAATTTAGATACCTATGGTGGTGAAATTGTTTTTAATCAATCGGGTTATTATGACGTTGAACTCTATGTTATGGATGAAAGAGGAAATGAAGATAGTTATTCAAAAAGGATTTATGTAAATACCGAACCACAAGACCCAGTAGCTGATTTTGATATGTATGACTTTGGTTTTCCAAATGAAACAATTGAAGTTACAGACCGAAGTACTGACCCTAACAACGATATAGTTAGCAGAATATGGACTATGCCTTCAATTAATTTAGATACAGGGCAACCTGCTAGTGTTAGTGGTTATTTAAGTGGAAGTGGTGGAAACTTAACTTTTACAGAAGAAGGTACTTATGAAGTTACTTTAGAGGTTCGAGATTATACTTATCCTATAACTAATGCCTCTACAATTACTAAACAAGTACAGATTATACCTCCGTTACCTGTTGCTAGAATAACAGAGAGTGGTACACTTAAAGAAAATAGATTAGTTACATTAAGTTCAAAAGATAGTTTGACTCCTAGAGTAGACCCAATTCAAACAGATAGGAATGAATGGAGTATAACTCCTGTGGATGGGCAAGACCCTTCTTCTATAAAGATTGATAATGATACATCTGATAATGAAATTAAAAATGTAGTATTTAAAGAACCAGGAAGATATAAAGTATGGCTTAGAGTTCATAATAATTTTTCTGACGCTAATCCTAACCATCCACAAATTGATGCAACAGATATCGAAAAGATTATTACAATAGAAGAAGATGAAATACCCGACCCCGACTTTAACATAACAGGAGCTAATCCAGATTTTCAAAATAATCCTGTTAGTACTACAGTACACTTACAAGACTTTTCTATATCAAATGATGGAGATATTATAGACCGTTGGTATTGGACTATAATTCGTGATGATAATGAAAATGGAGATTTTTCAGATGATGATATATATGCTACATTTACCGATAAAACTGATTTTGATATAGGAGTAACATTTGAAGAAGGCAATTCTGGACAATTTAAAGTTGAATTAAGAGTAAAAGAAGAATTTGGACAACCTACTATAGATAAATTTGTAACCCCTAGTGATAGAAAAGAAAACACTATAACAAAAGTGTTTGACGTTAACTGGATACCCGACATTAAGTTTTCTATGACAGATTGGGCATATACAGATGATACTTTAAATCTATCTACTGTTATAAAAGACGAGGAAGTACCTACTACTACAGTAGATTGGTCTTTAAAAAGAGCTAGTGAAAGTGATCCAAGTGTTATGCTGCCTGCTAGTCTAAATGTTTACACCGATAATATGTTAGATAAAAATGGTGGAGCAATTAGATTTAAAGAAAGTGGTTTTTATGAACTTACTGCAACCGTAACTGATGAAATAGGGCAAAGTTATTCTTATTCTGAAACTATAAGGGTATATCCATTACCAACTGCTGTTATTAAAGATAATTCAAGTTTAAGATGGCCTAGTGGAGAATTTAATATAAAAGAAAATAGAAAATTTGAAATGGATGGTAATTCTAGTTATGCTCAAGACTACTATGGACCAGAAATGCATTCAATAGACCATTCAAAAGATTATTGGGAGATAATACCATTAGATAATCAAGGAACAGGAGTTATTAAAATACAAAACGGAAGTGGTGGAGCATTAGTTAACCAAGGTGGTAGTACTAAGTTTATAAGAAACAACGATAAGCTAGATGAAACATTACTATTTAAAGAAGAAGGACAATATAAGGTAAGGTATCAAGTAACTAATACTTTCGGCAAAAAATCACCATTTGCAGAAAAAATTATAACAGTACATGAAGATACAACTCCTAATATTAACTTTGATGTAATTCCTACTGCTTACAGAGATGCAGATGACAGTAAAAGAGCAGAACTGATTACCTATAACATTCAAGCTAGTTCTGATGATGAAGATACTATTGATATTCAAAGAATAAGATATAGATTTGACTCTGATAATGACGGAAACTTTAATGACGAAAGTTGGGTAGGTACAGTACCAATAGATACAGTAAATAAAAGGGCAACTGTAAAAGTTAATCATGTAGGTAAATATCAGTTTGAATTTATGGCAAAAGATGAATTCGGCCAACCGACTTTATCAGAGTTTGTTAATACAGGGGATAGACGAGAAAGCTATCAGTACAAAACTATAGAAGTAGATAATACTGCTCCAATAGTAGACTTTGAGGTAGCACCAAGTAATAAAGTAGATATTGTATTTACAATAGGGGATGTAGATGATAGTAAATTGGAAGAATTAAACGCTAAAATTGACACTTACGTTAAAACAGATTTAGAAGCTGAAAAGATTTGTATAAATATTAAACGGGGTCAGGCCTGAATAAGTGAATAACTTATTCTAGATTTTAAATTTCAAAGAAATAAATAGAATTAAGAAGGGAAATGTTAACAAAAGGCGAAAACTATAAACTAAGACAGAAAATAAATTTTACATATAGATTAGACTTAGGGGCAAAAGTCAAAAATAAAGGAGGGTAAAATGGCAAGAAAGCCTAGGATAGATTATAAAGGAGCATTACATCATGTAATGTGTAGAGGGAATAACGGAGACTATATCCTTAAGGAAGACAAAGACAAGGAAAGCTATTTGCAGTTAATAAAAAAGTATAAGGAAAGATATGGATTCAAACTTTTTGCTTACTGCATAATGGATAATCATGTTCATATGCTAATTGAGAGAGAAAATACATCTCTATCTAAGATAATGCAAGGAATACAACAAAGCTATACCCAAAGATATAATAAAAAATATAACAGGAAAGGCCATGTATTTCAACAGCGATATAAGGCTGAGTTGTGTAACAAAGATGATTATTTGTTGCAATTAATAAAATATATCCATATGAATCCAGTAAAAGCTGGTTTCAAAGAAGGATTAAATTATAGGTGGAGTAGCTATAGAATATATATTAGTGGAAAAGATAACGATTTAGTAGAGACAGAATTTGTATTAGGATTTTTTTCAAAAAATTTAAGTAGAGCTATAGAAAGATATAAAGAGTTTATGAAAGAGAATAATAATGTAATAAGTACAGAAGAATATTTAATTAATCAAGAGGAATGTCTTAACAAGTATGAAGAAAATAATACTAAATCGACAACATTAGATATAGACGAACTTATAGAAAAGGTATGTGAGATATGTGAAGTTAAAATAGAAGATATTGTTAAAAGAACAAGAATTAAGAGATATTCAGATATAAGGAAAGCTATAGTTTTATTAAGTGAAGAATATGTAAATATATCTAATGAAAATTTAGCAAATAAACTAAATATTTCTTCATCAATGGTATCAAAAATAAGAAGCGGTGCGAGTAAAAGAAATAAAGAAGTAAACAAGATTGTTGAATTAGTGAAGAGTTATTCACTTATTCAGGCCTGACCCCATAAAAGACTATGTTTTATAGTCTTTTTTTTATATAATAAAGGGTGAGGCTAATGAGAAAAGTATAATAAGGGAGGATAAATTATTAATGAGTTACTTAGAAGGACTTAATGGGCCACAGAAGGAAGCTGTTATGACCACAGAAGGACCACTTTTAGTATTAGCAGGAGCAGGTAGTGGTAAAACAAGGGTACTAACCCGTAGAATTGCATATTTAATAGACGAAAAGAATGTATTGCCGGAAAACATATTAGCAATAACATTTACTAATAAAGCTGCAGATGAGATGAAAGAGAGAATCGGATTATTAATAGAAAATAGGGTAGAAGACATCTGGGTTGGGACTTTTCACTCAGTATGTGTAAGAATACTTAGAAGAGATATAGACAAAATAGGATACAATCGAAACTTCGTTATATTCGATACATCTGATCAAAAGACCCTTATAAAAGATTGTATAAAGGAAATGAATTTAAGTGAAAAACTTTATGACCCTAAAGCTATGCTAGGCTTTATAAGTTCTCAAAAAGATATACTTAAAGACCCGGATACATATATAAAGGAAAATGAAGGTGACTTTAGAGAAAGACAAAAAGGAGAAATATACAAGCTATATCAAAAGAAATTAAAGGGTAACAATGCCCTTGACTTTGATGACCTTATCGTTAAAACAATAGAGCTATTTATAAAAAATCCTGATGTATTAGAGTTTTATCAAAGAAAGTTTAGATATATCTTAGTAGATGAATATCAGGACACTAATAGAGCACAATACCAATTAGTAAGATTAGTTTCTAAAAAGCACATGAATATATGTGTTGTGGGCGATGATGACCAGTGTATTCCACAGGATTCAAAAATATATACTCCAGATGGACTTAAATCTATTGAAGAGTTAGATGCAGAAAGTAAAGTACTGTCAGCTGGTGGTCACGGTAAAGTTATGGTGGGGACTGTAAACAAGAAACTAAAAAAAGAATATAAAGGTCCCGCAGTAAAAGTAAAAACTAAAACTGGTAAACAAATAGTTGCTACTCCTAATCATATAGTTTTTGGAAAAATGAATCCTCAGCCTGGAGTACATTACGTTTATCTAATGTATAGAAGGGATAAAGGATATAGAATAGGACAAACACAGGGGGTTAGACTGAATCAAGAACACGGAGATAAAATGTGGATACTAAGAGTTTGTACAAGTAAAGAAGAGGCAACCTATTATGAACAGCTGTTATCAACAAAATATGGTATACCAACAACAGTATTTCATGCTCAAGGTAGAAATATGTCCCTTAATCAAGAGTATATAGACAGGATATTTAATGAAATAGATACAGAGAAGGCAGCATTAAAGTTAATGAATGATTTGTTAATTTTTGAAGAATACCCTCATCATAGATGCAATGGTGTAACAAGGGGAAATACTAAAAGAAGAATAATTAATCTAAACTTTTTCGGAGGAAAAGAGACAGGTCAAACTTCAGGATGGCATAGCCATAGAATTGCTTTTAATACTACTGGAGATAATCTGAAGGAAGCTGTTGAAAATCAAGGCTTTCCAGTAAGTGCTGGACAAAAAGATACATGGAGAGTTGAAACTGAAAGAAAAGATTATGATGAAGCTAATTTATATGGTAAGAAATTAGCTCAATTAGATGGAGTTATAGATATAATAAAAAGAGCTAAATTAACTAAAGATAATAGTTATTATTATATGCCAATATCTCATTTAAGACCTTCAATGAGTATTGCGATTTTAGATAAAAATGAAATCATTGAAGATATAGTAGAAGAAGTAACATTTGAAGAATATGATGGATACGTTTATGATTTATCTATACCTCACTTTAGACAGTTTATATGTGAGGGAGTTGTTGTTCATAATTCTATTTACGGATGGAGAGGAGCAGATATAAGAAACATATTAGATTTTGAAAAGGACTATCCTCAAGCAAAAGTAATCAAGCTTGAACAAAATTATCGCTCCACTAAAACTATATTAGAAGCTGCAAATACGGTTATAGCAAATAACTGGGGAAGAAAAAACAAGAGATTATGGACATCAAACAATGAAGGAGACCCTATCAACATATATAAAGCAGATAATGAGCACGATGAAGCTAATTTTATAATAAGTAAGATTAGAGAAATAAGCAGAAAAGAGGATGTAGATTATTCTAACTTTGCTATACTATATAGAACTAATGCCCAGTCCCGTGTGCTAGAGGAATCACTAATAAAAGCTAATATTCCTTATAGGATTGTTGGTGGACTTAAATTCTACGATAGAAAAGAAATAAAGGATATAATTGCATATTTACGTTTGATTCAAAATCCATTAGACGATATTAGTTTAAAGAGAATTATAAATGTTCCTAAGAGGGGAATAGGTAAAAAGACTATTGAAAAACTAGAACAATACAGCCTTCAAAAAGGAGAAAGCATATATAGTGTTATTTTAGACGCAGAGGAAGTACCGGGCTTATCACAGAGAGCTATAACTAAGTTAAAATCCTTTGCCTCTATGGTAGGTAAATTCATTGCAATGAAGGAGATTATAGGAGTAAAGGAGCTTATTGAAAAGGTAATAGATGAAACAGGATATTTAAACAAACTAAGAGAAGAAGATTCAATAGAATCTAGGACCAGAATAGAGAATATACAAGAGTTCTTGTCAGTTGCATTAGATTTTGAACAGACAAGTGAAGAAAAGACATTAGAAGAATTCTTAGCAAACATCTCATTATTATCAGATATAGATAAGACAGATGAAAGTCAAACTAACTGTATCACCCTTATGACATTGCATAGTGCTAAGGGGTTAGAGTTCCCTGTCGTATTTTTAGCAGGTATGGAAGAGGGAATATTCCCTATATCTAGAGCGTTAACAAGTGAAGATGACCTAGAGGAAGAAAGAAGACTTTGTTATGTTGGAATAACAAGGGCAAAGGAGAAATTGTATTTAACATATACTAACTTTAGAACTATATACGGACGTACATCCTATAACAGTGTTTCAAGATTTATTGATGAAATACCAGATAACCTTATAAACGATTGTAATGAGATTTCAAAGAGTGTAAATGCAAATAAAGGATTTGGTAATTCTAATAAATACTTTATGGGATATAAACCTGAAACGATTAGTAAGCCTAGCAGTAATGGTAAGAAAGAAGTACAAGTGGGTGCTAAGGTCAAACATAAATTATGGGGTGTAGGAACAGTAGTACAAGTGAAGAAGCAAGGAAGTAGCACTGAAATATCAGTTGCCTTTGATGGAGAAGGAGTAAAGAAACTTATGCTAGAATATGCACCTATAGAAATATTATAAATATAATTCTAAATTTTATATATAAGATAAAAACATATGTAGCTCACATCTTATGTGAGCTACTACAAAAATATACTATAATGGGAAATGTAGAATCGAGGTGAAATAAATGGATAAACTATCTAGAATGAAGGAATTAGTTGAGATATTAAATGACCTTAATTATTATTACTATACCCTTGATGAGCCTAAGGTTAGTGACAAAGAATACGATGAACTATATGACGAATTAGTGCGTTTAGAAAAGGAGACAGGAGAGGTTTTACCTAATTCTCCTACTCAAAGAATAGGTGGAGAGCCTCTAGATAAATTTGAAAAGCATACACACTTAGGTAAGCTATGGAGTTTAGATAAATGCCAAAGTGTAGAAGAATTAAAAAACTGGGATAATAGAGTAAAGAGATTAATTGAGCAGTATAATTTAGCAAATGAAGATAAATTACCAAAGCCTACCTATGTTATGGAATATAAATTTGACGGACTTACAATAAACTTAACATACAAGGATGGTAATTTAGTTCAAGGGGCTACTAGGGGAAATGGAGAAATAGGAGAAGCTATTTTACCCCAATTAAAGACTATAAAATCAATACCACTGAGTATAGATTTCAAAGGTACTATTGAGATTCAAGGAGAAGGATTAATGCCTTTATCGGCTTTAGAAAAATATAATAAGACAGCCGATGAGCCCCTTAAGAATGCAAGAAATGGAGCAGCTGGAGCACTAAGAAACCTAGACCCTAAAGTAACAGCTAAGCGTAACCTTATAGCATATTTTTATAATGTAGGGTATATAGAAGGTAAAGAATTTGACACTCATCTTGAGATGATAGAATTCATAAAAGAAAATAGACTTCCTGTTTTCGATTATATTAAGAAATTTGATAATATAGATGACCTTATAGAAGAAATAGAAAGATTAAAGGAAGAGAGAAAAAAATTAGATGTTCTTACCGATGGACTTGTAATTAAAATAAATGACATGAAAACAAGACAGGTACTAGGATATACTCAGAAGTTTCCTAGATGGGCAGTGGCATATAAATTCAAAGCAGAAGAGGTTACTACAAAATTAATTGGTGTAAATTGGAATGTCGGTAGAACAGGTAAAGTAACACCAACAGCGGTATTAGAGCCAGTTGAGATAGGGGGAGTAACGGTACAACGTGCCACACTTAATAACTGGGATGATATACAAAGAAAAAAGGTTGCTAAAGGCTGTAGAGTATGGATAAGAAGGTCAAATGATGTAATACCTGAAATAATGGGTACAGTTGAGGATAGCTGTGAAAACCCAGAGCCTATAAAGAAACCAGAGTATTGCCCGGCCTGTGGTTCTGAGCTAATTAGAGATGGAGTTCATATTTTCTGTACTAACTCATTATCATGCAAGCCTCAATTAGTGTCTAGATTAGTTCACTATGCCAGCAGAGATGCAATGAATATAGAAGGATTTAGTGAAAAAACTGCAGAACAATTATATGAAGAGTTAGGATTAGAGGATATACCAGAGCTATATGATTTAACCTTTGCTGATTTAATTAAATTAGATAGATTTGGTAAAAAGAAAGCAGAAAATCTATTGAATGCTATTGAGAATAGTAAAAAATGTAGACTTGACTCTTTTGTATTCGCATTGGGAATCCCTAATGTTGGTAAAAAGACTGCTACCGATTTAGCCAATAATTTTAAATCCCTTGATAAAATTATGAAGGCTACATATGAAGAACTAATAGCCATACCTGATATAGGAGATAAAGTAGCCAATAGTATAATAGAGTTTTTCCATGATGATAAAATAAAGGCTAACATACAAAAGCTATTAAAGTCAGGAGTAGAGCCAACATTTGAAGAACAAAAAGAGGTTTTAGATACAGTATTTACTGGAAAAACTGTAGTTATAACTGGAATATTAGAAGGTATAAGCAGGAAAGAAGCAAAGGAAATAGTAACTAAAATGGGTGGAAAAGTTACAGGTAGCGTGAGTAAAAAAACAGATTTTGTAATAGTGGGAGAAAAAGCAGGTTCAAAGCTTAAAAAGGCAGAGGAACTAGGTATTAGAATAATTAAAGACGAAGAATTTAAAGAGATAATCGAAAAAAATGGTATTGTTTCGTAAAGTTTACACACATAATAACTTATTGTATTATAGTTTTTGAGAGTAAATAAGAGTTAGTAAATTGTCTATAAACGAAAAAGGAGGAAAAACTATGGCTATAACTAAGGAGGACGTTAAACACGTAGCTAAATTGTCAAGATTAGAGTTTAGTGAAGACGAGATTCAGGACTTTACTGAAAAGTTTGCATCAGTGTTAGAATATGTAGATAA
Proteins encoded:
- a CDS encoding PKD domain-containing protein, with the translated sequence ISPPTIKSKGSIFVQFLHPTLGLRYATFEIEEIPGQIDIQAEINIPQHEYIIGGGNDQVTIPITTKTTLTLSNGASSAFIKSIWTILDCNDIDYSSAETSSETVSVTKTHYVTLSRSDFNTGTHTVNFISIGFYSTYGGAIDIAEATDSITLIVEEPFSADDIYTDLVVTPDPNALYDGTSDTIDITLDASNSNEPNGGRLAYRYWVDTDPSYSNAGAGVNPELDEGDTTPEIWETSLDNIEAGQTIYAKVKVYSYAMNDFAETERQVTIGTIPVEVIADLSIDAPTEVEWLPKEWDNDEPKSVRVTLDSSGSYATLGIDDRDYELNGDSVSGSSSRNSEYIEIRPSDVNAFGTIPIWSTVTIEDENGNTDTATASTMIRPTISNTPPDVFFTNDDPHYTTLPVNLVNATTDKEEDEKYADWTIRTTDGDLIAYSQNDYETGNIDSDFSSLYIESMNLDTYGGEIVFNQSGYYDVELYVMDERGNEDSYSKRIYVNTEPQDPVADFDMYDFGFPNETIEVTDRSTDPNNDIVSRIWTMPSINLDTGQPASVSGYLSGSGGNLTFTEEGTYEVTLEVRDYTYPITNASTITKQVQIIPPLPVARITESGTLKENRLVTLSSKDSLTPRVDPIQTDRNEWSITPVDGQDPSSIKIDNDTSDNEIKNVVFKEPGRYKVWLRVHNNFSDANPNHPQIDATDIEKIITIEEDEIPDPDFNITGANPDFQNNPVSTTVHLQDFSISNDGDIIDRWYWTIIRDDNENGDFSDDDIYATFTDKTDFDIGVTFEEGNSGQFKVELRVKEEFGQPTIDKFVTPSDRKENTITKVFDVNWIPDIKFSMTDWAYTDDTLNLSTVIKDEEVPTTTVDWSLKRASESDPSVMLPASLNVYTDNMLDKNGGAIRFKESGFYELTATVTDEIGQSYSYSETIRVYPLPTAVIKDNSSLRWPSGEFNIKENRKFEMDGNSSYAQDYYGPEMHSIDHSKDYWEIIPLDNQGTGVIKIQNGSGGALVNQGGSTKFIRNNDKLDETLLFKEEGQYKVRYQVTNTFGKKSPFAEKIITVHEDTTPNINFDVIPTAYRDADDSKRAELITYNIQASSDDEDTIDIQRIRYRFDSDNDGNFNDESWVGTVPIDTVNKRATVKVNHVGKYQFEFMAKDEFGQPTLSEFVNTGDRRESYQYKTIEVDNTAPIVDFEVAPSNKVDIVFTIGDVDDSKLEELNAKIDTYVKTDLEAEKICINIKRGQA
- a CDS encoding transposase, with product MARKPRIDYKGALHHVMCRGNNGDYILKEDKDKESYLQLIKKYKERYGFKLFAYCIMDNHVHMLIERENTSLSKIMQGIQQSYTQRYNKKYNRKGHVFQQRYKAELCNKDDYLLQLIKYIHMNPVKAGFKEGLNYRWSSYRIYISGKDNDLVETEFVLGFFSKNLSRAIERYKEFMKENNNVISTEEYLINQEECLNKYEENNTKSTTLDIDELIEKVCEICEVKIEDIVKRTRIKRYSDIRKAIVLLSEEYVNISNENLANKLNISSSMVSKIRSGASKRNKEVNKIVELVKSYSLIQA
- a CDS encoding UvrD-helicase domain-containing protein — its product is MSYLEGLNGPQKEAVMTTEGPLLVLAGAGSGKTRVLTRRIAYLIDEKNVLPENILAITFTNKAADEMKERIGLLIENRVEDIWVGTFHSVCVRILRRDIDKIGYNRNFVIFDTSDQKTLIKDCIKEMNLSEKLYDPKAMLGFISSQKDILKDPDTYIKENEGDFRERQKGEIYKLYQKKLKGNNALDFDDLIVKTIELFIKNPDVLEFYQRKFRYILVDEYQDTNRAQYQLVRLVSKKHMNICVVGDDDQCIPQDSKIYTPDGLKSIEELDAESKVLSAGGHGKVMVGTVNKKLKKEYKGPAVKVKTKTGKQIVATPNHIVFGKMNPQPGVHYVYLMYRRDKGYRIGQTQGVRLNQEHGDKMWILRVCTSKEEATYYEQLLSTKYGIPTTVFHAQGRNMSLNQEYIDRIFNEIDTEKAALKLMNDLLIFEEYPHHRCNGVTRGNTKRRIINLNFFGGKETGQTSGWHSHRIAFNTTGDNLKEAVENQGFPVSAGQKDTWRVETERKDYDEANLYGKKLAQLDGVIDIIKRAKLTKDNSYYYMPISHLRPSMSIAILDKNEIIEDIVEEVTFEEYDGYVYDLSIPHFRQFICEGVVVHNSIYGWRGADIRNILDFEKDYPQAKVIKLEQNYRSTKTILEAANTVIANNWGRKNKRLWTSNNEGDPINIYKADNEHDEANFIISKIREISRKEDVDYSNFAILYRTNAQSRVLEESLIKANIPYRIVGGLKFYDRKEIKDIIAYLRLIQNPLDDISLKRIINVPKRGIGKKTIEKLEQYSLQKGESIYSVILDAEEVPGLSQRAITKLKSFASMVGKFIAMKEIIGVKELIEKVIDETGYLNKLREEDSIESRTRIENIQEFLSVALDFEQTSEEKTLEEFLANISLLSDIDKTDESQTNCITLMTLHSAKGLEFPVVFLAGMEEGIFPISRALTSEDDLEEERRLCYVGITRAKEKLYLTYTNFRTIYGRTSYNSVSRFIDEIPDNLINDCNEISKSVNANKGFGNSNKYFMGYKPETISKPSSNGKKEVQVGAKVKHKLWGVGTVVQVKKQGSSTEISVAFDGEGVKKLMLEYAPIEIL
- the ligA gene encoding NAD-dependent DNA ligase LigA, whose amino-acid sequence is MDKLSRMKELVEILNDLNYYYYTLDEPKVSDKEYDELYDELVRLEKETGEVLPNSPTQRIGGEPLDKFEKHTHLGKLWSLDKCQSVEELKNWDNRVKRLIEQYNLANEDKLPKPTYVMEYKFDGLTINLTYKDGNLVQGATRGNGEIGEAILPQLKTIKSIPLSIDFKGTIEIQGEGLMPLSALEKYNKTADEPLKNARNGAAGALRNLDPKVTAKRNLIAYFYNVGYIEGKEFDTHLEMIEFIKENRLPVFDYIKKFDNIDDLIEEIERLKEERKKLDVLTDGLVIKINDMKTRQVLGYTQKFPRWAVAYKFKAEEVTTKLIGVNWNVGRTGKVTPTAVLEPVEIGGVTVQRATLNNWDDIQRKKVAKGCRVWIRRSNDVIPEIMGTVEDSCENPEPIKKPEYCPACGSELIRDGVHIFCTNSLSCKPQLVSRLVHYASRDAMNIEGFSEKTAEQLYEELGLEDIPELYDLTFADLIKLDRFGKKKAENLLNAIENSKKCRLDSFVFALGIPNVGKKTATDLANNFKSLDKIMKATYEELIAIPDIGDKVANSIIEFFHDDKIKANIQKLLKSGVEPTFEEQKEVLDTVFTGKTVVITGILEGISRKEAKEIVTKMGGKVTGSVSKKTDFVIVGEKAGSKLKKAEELGIRIIKDEEFKEIIEKNGIVS